Genomic window ([Empedobacter] haloabium):
GCCTTGTTGCGCATGTTGAGACTGTTGGACGACAGTACCAGCGCCACCAGGATCAGCAGGATGATGCCGAACCCGAAGCCTAGTCTTGTACCGATTTTGTAATTGCGAACACTCATTTGAGTCCCCTACCCTGTGATTGATGAAGCTACGGCTCGCCTTCTGCGAGGCGCATGCCCCTGTTAATACAAAAAAATTTGGTCTGCTGCACCGCGTTTTTTGGGCGGTAATCCCTGCAATGAGGCGCGTGCCCCCGGACTTGCCCGATCGGACAATTCCGGGACAGTCCCGGAGTCGTCCTCCGGTCAGGCCGCCATCTGTTCGATCAGGCCCATCTCCGGCGACGACATCAGCTTGTTGATGTCGACCAGGATCAGCATGCGTTCGTCGATCGTGCCCAGGCCGATCATGTATTCGGACGAGAACGCGGTGCCCATTTCCGGCGCCGGCTTGATCTGGTCCGGTTCCAGCGTGGTCACGTCGGACACGCTGTCCACCACCATGCCGACCACGCGGCCGTTGATGTTCAGGATGATGACGACGGTGAACTGGTCGTA
Coding sequences:
- a CDS encoding chemotaxis protein CheW is translated as MADANNADIAGHEFLAFKLGSEEYGIDILKVQEIRGYEAVTRIANAPEFIKGVINLRGIIIPVVDMRIKFRLGEPVYDQFTVVIILNINGRVVGMVVDSVSDVTTLEPDQIKPAPEMGTAFSSEYMIGLGTIDERMLILVDINKLMSSPEMGLIEQMAA